From the genome of Ananas comosus cultivar F153 linkage group 16, ASM154086v1, whole genome shotgun sequence, one region includes:
- the LOC109722640 gene encoding transcription factor-like protein DPB isoform X1 codes for MTPGTDNVLNLNDLYIQEDDEGQVSDCCAVKKKASRIVGWGLRRFSKIVCRKVEAKGRTTYNEVADDIMAELRSAVNNGELVGFDEKNIRRRVYDAFNVLMAIDVIVKDKKEVKWTGFRSGRSEQLNKLEEVRLELLSRIGKKTNFLKELENQFVDLQNLMLQNQIRQKSHNSSEGVNLPFLLVKTSPKATVEIQISENLQLVHFDFNGTPFTLHDDASILKAMRLRTEAERIDHTIESSLDCSNTSL; via the exons ATGACTCCTGGAACTGACAATGTATTGAATTTAAATGACTTGTACATTCAAGAAGACGACGAAGGCCAAGTTTCTGATTG TTGTGCAGtgaaaaagaaagcttcaagaATTGTGGGCTGGGGACTTCGCCGGTTCAGTAAAATAG tttgtaggaaagttgaggcaaaaGGAAGAACCACATATAATGAG GTTGCAGATGATATTATGGCAGAATTGAGATCTGCTGTTAATAATGGTGAACTTGTAGGG TTTGATGAGAAAAACATCAGGCGGAGAGTATATGATGCTTTTAACGTCCTTATGGCAATTGATGTTATTGTTAAGGACAAAAAGGAGGTAAAATGGACAGGATTTCGTTCCGGCAGGTCTGAACAGTTGAACAAGTTGGAG GAAGTTCGCTTGGAACTATTAAGTAGGATTGGAAAAAAGACAAATTTTCTAAAAGAATTAGAGAACCAA TTTGTAGACCTCCAGAATCTCATGTTGCAAAACCAGATAAGGCAGAAGTCGCATAATAGTTCAGAAGGTGTCAACCTGCCATTTTTGTTGGTCAAG ACAAGTCCCAAGGCGACAGTGGAGATCCAGATTTCAGAAAATTTGCAGTTGGTGCATTTTGACTTCAACGG GACGCCGTTCACTTTGCATGATGATGCATCAATCCTCAAGGCAATGAGACTACGTACTGAAGCAGAAAGAATCGATCACACCATCGAAAGCTCATTAGACTGTTCGAACACGAGTTTATAG
- the LOC109722640 gene encoding transcription factor-like protein DPB isoform X2, translated as MTCTFKKTTKAKFLIVKKKASRIVGWGLRRFSKIVCRKVEAKGRTTYNEVADDIMAELRSAVNNGELVGFDEKNIRRRVYDAFNVLMAIDVIVKDKKEVKWTGFRSGRSEQLNKLEEVRLELLSRIGKKTNFLKELENQFVDLQNLMLQNQIRQKSHNSSEGVNLPFLLVKTSPKATVEIQISENLQLVHFDFNGTPFTLHDDASILKAMRLRTEAERIDHTIESSLDCSNTSL; from the exons ATGACTTGTACATTCAAGAAGACGACGAAGGCCAAGTTTCTGATTG tgaaaaagaaagcttcaagaATTGTGGGCTGGGGACTTCGCCGGTTCAGTAAAATAG tttgtaggaaagttgaggcaaaaGGAAGAACCACATATAATGAG GTTGCAGATGATATTATGGCAGAATTGAGATCTGCTGTTAATAATGGTGAACTTGTAGGG TTTGATGAGAAAAACATCAGGCGGAGAGTATATGATGCTTTTAACGTCCTTATGGCAATTGATGTTATTGTTAAGGACAAAAAGGAGGTAAAATGGACAGGATTTCGTTCCGGCAGGTCTGAACAGTTGAACAAGTTGGAG GAAGTTCGCTTGGAACTATTAAGTAGGATTGGAAAAAAGACAAATTTTCTAAAAGAATTAGAGAACCAA TTTGTAGACCTCCAGAATCTCATGTTGCAAAACCAGATAAGGCAGAAGTCGCATAATAGTTCAGAAGGTGTCAACCTGCCATTTTTGTTGGTCAAG ACAAGTCCCAAGGCGACAGTGGAGATCCAGATTTCAGAAAATTTGCAGTTGGTGCATTTTGACTTCAACGG GACGCCGTTCACTTTGCATGATGATGCATCAATCCTCAAGGCAATGAGACTACGTACTGAAGCAGAAAGAATCGATCACACCATCGAAAGCTCATTAGACTGTTCGAACACGAGTTTATAG